A segment of the Micromonospora sediminicola genome:
TGATCACCTGGGCCTGGATGGAGACGTCCAGGGCCGACACCGGTTCGTCGCACACGATGATCTCGGGCCGCAGGGCGAGCGCGCGGGCGATGCCGATGCGCTGCCGCTGACCGCCGGAGAACTGGTGCGGATAGCGGTTCAGGTGCTCCGGGTTGAGCCCGACCACGTCCAGCAGCTCCCGGACCCGCTGCCGGCGGCTGCCCTTCGGGGCGGCCTCCGGGTGGATCGCGAACGGCTCACCGATGATGTCGCCCACCGTCATCCTCGGGTTCAGCGAGGTGTACGGGTCCTGCATCACCATCTGCATGTTCCGGCGCAGCCGGCGCAGCTCCGACCCGGACGCCCGGAACAGGTCCTTCCCCTCCAACGTGGCCCGGCCGGAGGTCGGCGTCTCCAGCCGCATCAGCAACCGGGCCAGGGTCGACTTGCCGCAGCCGGACTCGCCGACCACCCCGAGCGTCTCGCCACGGCGCAGCTCGAAGCTCACCCCGTCGACCGCCCGGATCGCGCCGATCTGCCGCTTGAACAGCACCCCCTGGGTGATCGGGAAGTGCTTCACCAGGTCGTCGACGGCGAGGACGGTCTCGCCCCGGACCTTGGTGGAGTCAGCCGGCGGGGTCATCGTGGACCTCCTGCGCGAAGTGGCACGCGCTGGTCCGGCCGTCGCCGAGCACGAGGTCGTGCGGCACCTCGTCGACGCAGACCTGCTGCGCGTACGGGCAGCGGGGGTGGAACGGGCAGCCGGAGGGGATCCGCATCAGGTTCGGCGGCAGCCCCCGGATCGTGGACAGCGCCCGGCCGCGCACGTCGAGCCGGGGGATCGACTCCAGCAACCCCTTCGTGTACGGGTGGGCCGGCGCCCGGTACAGCGAGCGGACGTCGGCGTGCTCGACGATCCGGCCGGCGTACATGACCGCGATCCGGTCCGCCACGCCGGCGACCACGCCGAGGTCGTGGGTGATCAGGATGAGCGCCATGCCCAGGTCGCGCCGCAGGTCGGCCAGGAGGTCCATGATCTGGGCCTGCACGGTGACGTCGAGCGCGGTGGTGGGCTCGTCGGCGATCAGCACCTTGGGGTCCAGCGCCAGCGCCATGGCGATCATGACGCGCTGCCGCATGCCGCCGGAGAACTGGTGCGGGTAGTCGCCCAGCCGGTTCGCCGCGGCCGGGATGCGGACCAGGTCCATCAGCTCGACGGCGCGGCGGCGCGCGTCGGCCCGGGACAGCCCGGCCCGCTCGCGCAGCGACTCACCGATCTGCCAGCCGACCGGGAAGACCGGGTTCAACGCCGACAGCGCGTCCTGGAAGATCATCGCGATCTCCGTGCCGCGTACCTGCCGGCGCTCCTCCTCGGAGCGGGTGAGCAGGTCCCGCCCCTGGTAGAGGATCTGACCACCGCGTACGTGCGCCGGTGGGGTGTCCAGGATGCCCATGATCGCCTGGGCGGTGACCGACTTGCCGGAGCCCGACTCGCCGAGCACGGCCAGCGTCTCGCCGGCGTCCAGGTGGTAGGTCACCCCGTTGATCACCCGGGCCACGCCCTCCCGGGTGCGGAACTCGACGTGCAGGTCCCGTACCTCCAGCAGGTGCCCGCCGGGCGGGGTGGGGGAGGCCGGCGTGGGCCGGACCGCGTTCTGCGTCATCAGGAAGTCACCGGAGCTTCGGGTCGAAGGCGTCGCGGACCGCGTCGCCGAGCATGATGAAGGCGAGCACGGTCAGCGCGAGGAAGACCGACGGCACGATCAGCGGGGTCGCCGACTCCCGCATGTGCACCCGGCCGGCGTCGATGTCGATGCCCCAGGAGATGG
Coding sequences within it:
- a CDS encoding ABC transporter ATP-binding protein, producing the protein MTPPADSTKVRGETVLAVDDLVKHFPITQGVLFKRQIGAIRAVDGVSFELRRGETLGVVGESGCGKSTLARLLMRLETPTSGRATLEGKDLFRASGSELRRLRRNMQMVMQDPYTSLNPRMTVGDIIGEPFAIHPEAAPKGSRRQRVRELLDVVGLNPEHLNRYPHQFSGGQRQRIGIARALALRPEIIVCDEPVSALDVSIQAQVINLLEQLQDEFGLSYIFIAHDLSVVRHISDRVAVMYLGRIVEIGTEEQIYRRATHPYTQALLSAVPVPDPEARTERSIIRLSGDVPSPADPPSGCRFRTRCWKAEEVCATQDPQTVPRAADPHPSACHFAEVRPDV
- a CDS encoding ABC transporter ATP-binding protein is translated as MTQNAVRPTPASPTPPGGHLLEVRDLHVEFRTREGVARVINGVTYHLDAGETLAVLGESGSGKSVTAQAIMGILDTPPAHVRGGQILYQGRDLLTRSEEERRQVRGTEIAMIFQDALSALNPVFPVGWQIGESLRERAGLSRADARRRAVELMDLVRIPAAANRLGDYPHQFSGGMRQRVMIAMALALDPKVLIADEPTTALDVTVQAQIMDLLADLRRDLGMALILITHDLGVVAGVADRIAVMYAGRIVEHADVRSLYRAPAHPYTKGLLESIPRLDVRGRALSTIRGLPPNLMRIPSGCPFHPRCPYAQQVCVDEVPHDLVLGDGRTSACHFAQEVHDDPAG